From the Pirellulales bacterium genome, the window GTGGCCCTCTCGGCACTGACGATGGCTGAATACTTCCGCGATACAACCGGCGCCGACACGCTGTTGTTTGTCGACAACATCTTCCGTTTCTCGCAGGCCGGCAGCGAAGTATCCGCTCTGTTGGGACGCATGCCGAGTGCCGTGGGTTATCAACCCACGTTGGCCACGGAAATGGGTGCGTTGCAGGAACGTATCGCCTCGACCTCGAAGGGGGCCATTACCTCGGTGCAGGCCGTCTATGTACCGGCTGACGATCCGACCGACCCCGCGCCGGCCACGGCCTTCGGCCAGTTGGACGCCTTTTTGTATTTGGAGCGTTCGATCAGCGAAAAAGGCATTTATCCGGCGGTCGATCCGCTGGCTTCCAGCAGCCGCATTCTCGACCCCGCGTATGTGGGCGAGCGCCATTACGCGATTGCCCGCCGCGTGCAACGCACGTTGCAACGTTACCGCGAACTGCAAGACATTATCGCAATTCTGGGCGTCGACGAATTGAGCGAAGAGGACAAGTTGGTCGTTCATCGTGCCCGCCGCATGGAGCGATTCCTGTCGCAGCCGTTCCTCGTGGCCGAGGTGTTCACCGGCAAGCCGGGCGAAATCACCTCGCTGGCCGATACGATCCGCAGCTTCGAGGAGATCGCCGACGGCAAGTGGGATCATTTGCCCGAGAACGCATTCATGTACGTCGGCGTGATCGAACAGGCCGAAGAGCAAGCGAAGAAGATGCAGAAGAAATGATGAACGCTGCCTGATGAATGCTGAACGATGCGGGAGGCGACTTCCAGCGTGCAGCACGTCATCTTTAGTTCAAAGTTCGCCGCTTCTTGTTCACCGTTCACTCAACGCCGCCGACTGGTTTTTCGCATGGCCCAACAACACTCCGAGCCACACGCCGGCGTCCACATGAGCATTCCTGGAGAATCGCAGATGAGCGGCGTCAGGGTTTTGACGTGCATCGTCGTGACGCCGGAAATGACGGTGCGGGAATCACCGGCCCAGTTCGTCGTGGTACCACTGTACGACGGTGAGCTTGGTATCGCACCGGGCCATAGCGCCATGATCGGGCGGCTCGGTTATGGCGAACTGCGGATCGTCGAGGGAGGACGCACTGATCGTTTCTACGTCGACGGCGGATTCGTGCAAGTCTCGGGAAATGTCGTTTCGGTGCTTACCAATCGTGCCATGCCGGCTTCGCAACTCGATACGCAATCGGCTGCCGATCAGCTTGAAGCGACCCGACGCCGACCCGCCCACACGCCCGAGCTGTTGGCGATTCGCGAGCGGGCCGAGTTGCAAGCACGAGCCCAACTCCGCGTGGCCGGTCGGGCCGGACGCTGACGAACTTCGGGCCATCACACGACTTCATTCGCGCGGCAGCCGGAATTCTGCCGGTCGTGGTTCGGTGACGACCAATGGCGATTTATCCCCCAGCCGCTTTTGCCACTGCTGCATGTGTTGCGTCAGGAGTGCCATGCGGCCGGACTGGGCCGGGTCGTTGGCCAGATTCACAAGTTCGTCCGGATCCTCCCGCAAATCAAAAAGTTGCGTGCGATCGACAAGCGGATAGCGGATCAGCTTCCAACGTTCGTCGCGCACGGCGCGCTGCGCATCACGATACGCCGTGAATAGAGTGTCACGTACTTTCGTCTGGCGGCCGCTGAGGATGCCGGCCAGGCTCTGGCCATCGATCTCTGGGGGTGGCGACGCTTGCACTAGCTCGCATAACGTCGGCAACACGTCCAGCAAATACACGAGCGCTTCGGACGACCCGGGCTTGATGCCAAGCCCATTGAACACCAGCGGCGTCCGCATCGAGTGCTCGTAGAGGTTCTGCTTGCCCATCAACCCGTGACTGCCGATGGCCAGACCGTGGTCCGAGGCAAAGATGATAAGCGTGTTCTTTCGCAGCTGCAGCTCGTCGAGCTTGGCGAGCAGCCTGCCAATATGAAAGTCGAGTCCCGACATGACGGCATAGTATTCGTGCAATTGCCGGCGGATCTCTTCCTCGCTGCGCGGCCACGGGGCGAGGCGTTCGTCGCGGACCAGCATCTCGCCATTATCGAACGGGTGAAGCGGCATGTAGTTACGCGGCAGCGGGATCTGTTCGCGGTGATACAAATCGAGAAACCGGCGATCGGCCACGCGGGGATCGTGCGGCGATTCAAATTCGAGCAGCATTAGCCAGGGCGACGTCAGCCGGCGCGTTTGGAGAAAATCGATAGCCGCGTCTGCGATCGTATGCCCGGGCTCGCCGCTGCGGCGCTCTTGTTCGTCGTCGGCCAGGTATTTCGTGTGGTCGAAACGCTGATGGATCGCGCGGGCCACGTTGCCGTGCTTGCCGTGATGATAGGTTTCGTAGCCTACGGCCTTCATGGCGTCAGGCAGGTTCGGGCCATCGCCCGGCGCCAATCCGCCCGGCCAGTTGCGAAAGTACGATTGCCCGGACAACAGCATGTTGCGGCTGGGAGAACAAACCGCGGGCGAATTGCTTCCTAGACAGTAGGCGTTGTGAAAGGCAAAGCCCCCGTGGACCAGAGAATCGAGGTGGGGAGTTTTCACCACCGGATTGTCGAATGCTCCTAACGCGTCGGGGCGCAGGTCATCGACCACCAATAGCAAGATATTCGGTCGATCCGCAACGTCTTTCCGCCCGGCGGCAACGGCCGGGCGGTCTGGGTGGAAGCTCGCGCCTGCGAGACAGACGATGAGTAGAAAGGCGATCCGGCGAACGGTGTGCATGAAATTCCCGCGGGAGGTGGCTCAGTTTTCGGTTTCCCCACATTGTAGGCAGGCGAAGTTACAAAACATAAAGGCAGAATTTGCTTGGCAAGGGGGGGTTGGATTTGCGATAATCCGGCTGCGGCCGCGAGGCGAACGATCGCTCGCGGGGGGTCACCTCCGCCGTTTTTCGTCTTG encodes:
- the atpC gene encoding ATP synthase F1 subunit epsilon yields the protein MSGVRVLTCIVVTPEMTVRESPAQFVVVPLYDGELGIAPGHSAMIGRLGYGELRIVEGGRTDRFYVDGGFVQVSGNVVSVLTNRAMPASQLDTQSAADQLEATRRRPAHTPELLAIRERAELQARAQLRVAGRAGR
- a CDS encoding sulfatase-like hydrolase/transferase, which gives rise to MHTVRRIAFLLIVCLAGASFHPDRPAVAAGRKDVADRPNILLLVVDDLRPDALGAFDNPVVKTPHLDSLVHGGFAFHNAYCLGSNSPAVCSPSRNMLLSGQSYFRNWPGGLAPGDGPNLPDAMKAVGYETYHHGKHGNVARAIHQRFDHTKYLADDEQERRSGEPGHTIADAAIDFLQTRRLTSPWLMLLEFESPHDPRVADRRFLDLYHREQIPLPRNYMPLHPFDNGEMLVRDERLAPWPRSEEEIRRQLHEYYAVMSGLDFHIGRLLAKLDELQLRKNTLIIFASDHGLAIGSHGLMGKQNLYEHSMRTPLVFNGLGIKPGSSEALVYLLDVLPTLCELVQASPPPEIDGQSLAGILSGRQTKVRDTLFTAYRDAQRAVRDERWKLIRYPLVDRTQLFDLREDPDELVNLANDPAQSGRMALLTQHMQQWQKRLGDKSPLVVTEPRPAEFRLPRE
- the atpD gene encoding F0F1 ATP synthase subunit beta, which encodes MATVTQTNAKKPGNTAHNIGHVTQVIGSTFDVEFPENQLPAIYNAVRIDAEHKGVKVHLVGEVQQHLGGGRVRCVALGSTDGMVRGQECVDTGSPVKVPVGKATLGRVFNLIGEPIDDRGPVAADDHWSIHRDAPPVTDLSTKTELFETGIKVIDLLTPFVRGGKAGLFGGAGLGKTVILTELIARIASAHGGYSVFAGVGERTREGTDLWLEMQEAKIGDTGRSVIEQTCMVFGQMNEPPGARLRVALSALTMAEYFRDTTGADTLLFVDNIFRFSQAGSEVSALLGRMPSAVGYQPTLATEMGALQERIASTSKGAITSVQAVYVPADDPTDPAPATAFGQLDAFLYLERSISEKGIYPAVDPLASSSRILDPAYVGERHYAIARRVQRTLQRYRELQDIIAILGVDELSEEDKLVVHRARRMERFLSQPFLVAEVFTGKPGEITSLADTIRSFEEIADGKWDHLPENAFMYVGVIEQAEEQAKKMQKK